A genomic stretch from Ignavibacteriales bacterium includes:
- a CDS encoding DUF4886 domain-containing protein, whose translation MKNCFKNILTKQYLVLVLILSGILLSSANSFSQDKDKEEAKDTTRILFIGNSYTFMNDLPGTFKKLAESGGETVITDISAIGGTTLAKHSKNKNTINKIKKGDWDYVVLQEHSLGTLVDSFRVRYTYPAIEYLDSLIKLQKAKTLLYMTWGRKTGGQQTLDSLKTKNYKDYFEMQSVIEKSYRDLGKKFGARIVPAGLAWQNVVRRYYFADLWQEDLSHPNVEGTYLNACVFYATVFGKSPVGLSYTDGIDKNYAKFLQETAYQTYKQFYGVK comes from the coding sequence ATGAAAAATTGTTTTAAAAACATACTGACTAAACAATATCTCGTTTTAGTTCTGATCTTGAGTGGGATCCTGCTCTCTTCGGCAAATTCCTTTTCACAGGATAAAGACAAAGAAGAGGCAAAGGACACGACGCGGATCTTATTCATCGGTAACAGCTACACTTTTATGAACGACCTGCCGGGCACTTTTAAAAAACTGGCGGAGTCGGGCGGTGAAACAGTTATTACCGATATTAGCGCGATAGGCGGTACGACACTTGCCAAGCATTCAAAGAACAAGAATACCATCAATAAGATAAAGAAAGGTGACTGGGATTATGTTGTATTGCAGGAGCATAGCCTAGGAACGCTTGTAGATTCATTCCGGGTAAGATACACATACCCGGCTATCGAATATCTCGACTCGCTGATAAAATTACAAAAGGCAAAGACTCTCCTCTATATGACATGGGGAAGAAAGACCGGTGGTCAGCAAACATTAGACTCCCTAAAGACAAAAAACTACAAAGACTACTTTGAGATGCAGTCCGTGATCGAAAAGTCTTACAGGGACCTCGGTAAAAAGTTCGGAGCAAGGATCGTTCCGGCAGGACTTGCATGGCAGAATGTTGTAAGGAGATACTACTTCGCCGACCTGTGGCAGGAGGACCTGAGCCATCCTAACGTGGAAGGTACGTACCTGAACGCATGCGTCTTTTACGCGACCGTCTTTGGAAAAAGCCCGGTGGGATTGTCATATACAGACGGTATCGATAAAAACTATGCAAAGTTTTTACAGGAAACCGCGTACCAAACATATAAACAGTTTTATGGTGTAAAATAA
- a CDS encoding cupin domain-containing protein: protein MEKVNLAEKFAKINEYYSPKLVGELNGQYVKLAKVKGPFVMHKHDDEDELFLVIKGSMEMKYTDRTEVINEGEFVIVPKGVEHCPNADEEVHLILFEPKTVVNTGDIQNDKTVKPENMEWI, encoded by the coding sequence ATGGAAAAAGTAAACCTCGCGGAAAAGTTCGCAAAGATAAACGAGTACTATTCACCTAAGCTTGTCGGTGAGCTTAACGGGCAGTATGTAAAGCTCGCTAAAGTAAAAGGACCCTTCGTAATGCATAAGCACGATGATGAGGATGAATTATTCCTGGTGATAAAAGGATCGATGGAAATGAAATACACTGACAGGACCGAAGTGATAAATGAGGGTGAGTTCGTCATCGTTCCGAAAGGAGTCGAACACTGCCCTAATGCGGATGAAGAAGTTCATTTGATACTCTTCGAACCGAAGACGGTCGTCAATACAGGTGATATTCAGAATGATAAGACGGTAAAGCCGGAAAACATGGAGTGGATATGA
- a CDS encoding YceI family protein translates to MIRKITLLFTVVFVVCFSLVYAFEKLNVDRNHSTMGFNVPIFGGLSKVTGKFTDFEVNADWNDADPSSSTVSVTIQANSINTGIEKRDNHLRSADFFDVENHPTITFVSTGIKGSGSDYELSGTFTMRGVTKDVTLGLKKEEVPSPDGQSMWKSFRVSGSLNRTDYGVSWENPQVPNFVGDEIEMDIVILSK, encoded by the coding sequence ATGATCAGAAAAATTACCCTTCTCTTTACAGTCGTCTTTGTTGTTTGCTTCTCGCTTGTTTACGCTTTTGAAAAACTCAATGTCGATAGGAATCACTCCACGATGGGATTCAACGTTCCGATTTTCGGAGGGCTATCGAAAGTCACCGGAAAGTTCACTGACTTCGAAGTTAATGCCGACTGGAACGACGCCGACCCATCCTCATCCACGGTCTCTGTTACCATTCAGGCTAACTCTATAAATACCGGTATAGAAAAAAGGGATAACCACTTAAGGAGCGCGGATTTTTTCGATGTAGAAAATCATCCTACTATTACTTTTGTCAGTACAGGCATAAAGGGCTCCGGCTCCGATTATGAACTCAGCGGCACTTTCACTATGAGAGGAGTTACAAAGGACGTTACGCTTGGTCTGAAAAAGGAGGAAGTTCCCTCACCCGACGGACAAAGTATGTGGAAGTCGTTCAGAGTTTCCGGATCGCTTAACCGTACCGACTACGGTGTCAGCTGGGAAAATCCGCAGGTCCCTAATTTCGTTGGCGACGAAATTGAAATGGATATTGTGATACTTAGTAAGTAG